A stretch of Crossiella cryophila DNA encodes these proteins:
- a CDS encoding GNAT family N-acetyltransferase: MADAAVRPALPTDAAEIARIQQVTWQTAYAAILPAEVLAGLDAEETERLWLEAVTTGPATVLVATEGEWVVGFCAAGPAPIEEIAAADGALPVDAESTALVSVLLVEPRWGRRGHAGRLLATAAARLRDQGAQRGVTWVAEADQASLSFFRSAGWDTDGTIRTLDAGGRPLRELRLTGSLELSLVE, translated from the coding sequence ATGGCAGACGCCGCCGTCCGGCCCGCACTCCCCACTGACGCCGCCGAGATCGCCCGCATCCAACAGGTCACCTGGCAGACCGCGTACGCGGCGATCCTGCCCGCCGAGGTGCTGGCCGGGCTGGATGCCGAGGAGACCGAACGGCTGTGGCTGGAGGCGGTCACCACGGGCCCGGCCACGGTGCTGGTGGCCACCGAGGGCGAGTGGGTGGTCGGCTTCTGTGCCGCCGGGCCGGCTCCCATCGAGGAGATCGCGGCCGCGGACGGCGCACTGCCGGTGGACGCCGAGTCGACCGCGCTGGTCAGCGTGCTGCTGGTGGAGCCCCGCTGGGGCCGCCGCGGCCACGCCGGCCGGCTGCTGGCCACGGCCGCCGCCCGGCTCCGGGACCAGGGCGCCCAGCGCGGGGTGACCTGGGTGGCCGAGGCGGACCAGGCCTCGCTGAGCTTCTTCCGCTCCGCGGGCTGGGACACCGACGGCACCATCCGCACCCTGGACGCCGGTGGCCGGCCGCTGCGTGAACTCCGGTTGACGGGTTCTCTGGAGTTGTCCCTGGTGGAGTAG
- a CDS encoding S1 family peptidase yields the protein MRGKTKLLRAAVLALFVCATAATASPAATATPGTTTDATNSATTADTTTGSTTAAADNATIAHPLAPDATAPPAAGDVEPFIVRGSTVTQNIPWIVSLAYNGSHTCTASIIAPRWVLTARHCTQRPVANFTVRVGSLKRSSGGQTAKATRLVNYSGRNDVSLVQLDRDINTTYSRLGAAGSVRVGSADTIYGWGADKSDWSGPLPENLKYATGSVASLGCAGDNTLICVRNNGEVAGGDSGGPIIVNGVQVGVCSIGHKPTQNDGFGGYADITGMRSWIKQISGV from the coding sequence ATGCGAGGAAAGACCAAGCTCCTGCGCGCCGCCGTGCTGGCGCTATTCGTCTGCGCGACCGCCGCCACCGCCTCCCCAGCCGCCACCGCCACCCCGGGCACGACCACCGACGCGACCAACTCAGCCACCACCGCCGACACCACCACCGGCTCCACCACAGCCGCCGCCGACAACGCCACCATCGCCCACCCCCTGGCCCCCGACGCCACCGCCCCGCCGGCCGCAGGCGACGTCGAGCCGTTCATCGTCCGCGGCAGCACCGTCACCCAGAACATCCCCTGGATCGTCTCGCTGGCCTACAACGGCAGCCACACCTGCACCGCCTCGATCATCGCGCCGCGCTGGGTGCTCACCGCGCGGCACTGCACCCAGCGCCCGGTCGCCAACTTCACCGTCCGGGTCGGCTCGCTCAAGCGCAGCAGCGGCGGCCAGACCGCCAAGGCCACCCGCCTGGTCAACTACAGCGGCCGCAACGACGTGAGCCTGGTTCAGCTCGACCGGGACATCAACACCACCTACTCGCGGCTCGGCGCGGCCGGTTCGGTGCGGGTCGGCTCCGCCGACACCATCTACGGCTGGGGTGCGGACAAGTCCGACTGGTCCGGCCCGCTGCCGGAGAACCTCAAGTACGCCACCGGCAGCGTCGCCTCGCTCGGCTGCGCCGGGGACAACACGCTGATCTGCGTGCGCAACAACGGCGAGGTCGCCGGCGGCGACTCCGGCGGTCCGATCATCGTCAACGGGGTGCAGGTCGGCGTGTGCTCGATCGGCCACAAGCCCACCCAGAACGACGGGTTCGGCGGCTACGCCGACATCACCGGAATGCGCTCCTGGATCAAGCAGATCTCCGGAGTGTGA
- a CDS encoding VTT domain-containing protein yields the protein MWLALSLGMGIASALIPIIVLEAYVLAVVLAQPQLPWWAMGLVVAVGQVAGKLLYFYAGRGDITLPKFLRRERDPERPKGKWSVRVDRFREVCARRPGWSYSVMLLSATASVPPYAAIAVIAGVARVSLLNFVSACLIGRFARFAALAAAPALVSGWLL from the coding sequence ATGTGGTTGGCGCTGAGCCTGGGCATGGGCATCGCGTCGGCGTTGATCCCCATCATCGTGCTCGAGGCGTACGTGCTCGCCGTGGTGCTGGCCCAGCCGCAACTGCCCTGGTGGGCGATGGGGCTGGTGGTGGCCGTCGGCCAGGTGGCAGGCAAGTTGCTGTACTTCTACGCCGGCCGCGGCGACATCACCCTGCCGAAGTTCCTGCGCCGCGAACGCGATCCGGAACGGCCCAAGGGCAAGTGGAGTGTGCGCGTCGACCGCTTCCGCGAGGTGTGCGCCCGTCGGCCGGGCTGGTCGTACTCGGTGATGCTGCTGAGCGCGACCGCGAGCGTGCCGCCCTACGCCGCGATCGCGGTGATCGCCGGCGTCGCCAGGGTGTCCCTGCTGAACTTCGTCTCGGCCTGCCTGATCGGCCGCTTCGCCCGTTTCGCGGCGCTGGCCGCCGCACCGGCACTGGTCAGCGGCTGGCTGCTCTGA
- the rpsO gene encoding 30S ribosomal protein S15 — MALSTDQKKTILGEYGTHESDTGSPEAQVALLSKRISGLTEHLKTHKHDHHSRRGLLLMVGRRRRLLDYLKKSDIERYRALIARLGLRR, encoded by the coding sequence GTGGCACTGTCCACTGACCAGAAGAAGACCATCCTCGGCGAGTACGGCACCCACGAGTCGGACACCGGCTCGCCGGAGGCGCAGGTCGCCCTGCTGAGCAAGCGCATCAGCGGGCTCACCGAGCACCTCAAGACCCACAAGCACGACCACCACTCGCGTCGCGGGCTGCTGCTGATGGTCGGCCGCCGTCGTCGCCTGCTCGACTACTTGAAGAAGAGCGACATCGAGCGCTACCGAGCGCTGATCGCTCGCCTCGGCCTGCGCCGATGA
- a CDS encoding S1 family peptidase codes for MRGKKTLRSILATIAVSGSLLLGALPAAAAPTTTQDVDPLIVGGGFVSSAKPWISALHRNGGFTCTSSIIAARWVLTAAHCVEAAGTYSVRVGSLTRSSGGTTANATRVIKHPSYSWPNADIALVELDRSINTTYSVLATSADIATNQAATAYGWGSEKADWSGPLPERLKYADGRVSDANCASANPRVLCTQTNGSIAGGDSGGPVYVRNPQSGQMVQGGVCAIGHKPAGSGWAGYTNVALFRTWIRSYAGV; via the coding sequence ATGCGAGGGAAGAAGACCCTGCGTTCCATCCTGGCCACCATCGCGGTGAGCGGTTCCCTGCTGCTCGGCGCCCTGCCCGCCGCCGCCGCGCCCACGACCACCCAGGACGTGGACCCGCTCATCGTCGGCGGCGGATTCGTCAGCTCCGCCAAGCCGTGGATCTCCGCCCTGCACCGCAACGGCGGCTTCACCTGCACCTCCAGCATCATCGCGGCCCGCTGGGTGCTCACCGCGGCGCACTGCGTCGAGGCGGCGGGCACCTACTCGGTGCGGGTCGGCTCACTGACCCGCAGCAGCGGCGGCACCACGGCCAACGCCACCCGGGTGATCAAGCACCCGAGCTACTCCTGGCCGAACGCCGACATCGCCCTGGTCGAGCTGGACCGCAGCATCAACACCACCTACTCGGTGCTCGCGACCAGCGCGGACATCGCCACCAACCAGGCGGCCACCGCCTACGGCTGGGGCTCGGAGAAGGCGGACTGGTCCGGCCCGCTGCCCGAGCGCCTGAAGTACGCCGACGGCAGGGTCTCCGACGCCAACTGCGCCTCGGCGAACCCGAGGGTGCTGTGCACCCAGACCAACGGCAGCATCGCCGGCGGCGACTCCGGCGGCCCGGTGTACGTGCGCAACCCGCAGTCCGGCCAGATGGTCCAGGGCGGCGTGTGCGCCATCGGCCACAAGCCGGCCGGTAGCGGCTGGGCCGGCTACACCAACGTCGCGTTGTTCCGCACCTGGATCCGCTCCTACGCGGGCGTCTGA
- a CDS encoding helix-turn-helix domain-containing protein — MEEQKIVQRNLALQREWYGEPLGDRVRRLVVAYDISQAQLADVLGISAPMLSQVMSGRRAKIGNPSVLARMVMLERRVLTPGVAAGEKSAIDEALVQVRDSRPKVSMDTLPVDEGRAEQTALNRLRDLAVAEELSGAADLLAGRYPALADLLRRAAEES; from the coding sequence GTGGAGGAACAGAAGATCGTCCAGCGTAACCTCGCGCTGCAGCGCGAGTGGTACGGCGAACCGCTGGGAGACCGGGTCCGGCGGCTCGTGGTCGCCTACGACATCTCCCAGGCGCAGCTGGCCGACGTGCTCGGCATCAGCGCGCCCATGCTCAGCCAGGTCATGAGCGGACGACGGGCGAAGATCGGCAACCCCTCGGTGCTCGCCAGGATGGTCATGCTGGAGCGGCGGGTGCTGACCCCCGGTGTCGCCGCCGGTGAGAAGTCCGCCATCGACGAGGCGCTGGTGCAGGTCCGTGACTCCCGGCCCAAGGTGAGCATGGACACCCTGCCGGTGGACGAGGGTCGCGCCGAGCAGACCGCGCTCAACCGGCTGCGCGATCTGGCGGTGGCCGAGGAACTCAGCGGCGCGGCCGATCTGCTGGCCGGCCGCTACCCGGCGCTGGCCGATCTGCTGCGACGGGCGGCGGAGGAGTCCTGA
- a CDS encoding methyltransferase, producing MPDTENSEHSAVAPRSPAELLPIAYGFAYTHVLRVVLELRLPELLAERPRDIAELATATRSHEPSLYRLTRLLIAFGLVEDRDGVLHLTELGRYLRADVPGSVRGAIELALDPVLSHAWTELGHTVRTGETAFDHVHGHGLFRHLDADPAAAATFHRVMAGSTRVVLPAVVSAYDFGPLRTLIDVGGGDGTLLAALLSAYPALRGTVFDTPAAIGAAAGVFAAAGVADRADTQAGDFFASVPEGAGGYLLKSILHDWSDADSVRILRNCRAAMRPGGRVLVVEPVVAEDPAGAGGLHAAMSDIQMLVLTPGRERTLAEFARVFADSGLVLVGVHPLPDSPALHLLEAQAA from the coding sequence GTGCCCGACACCGAGAATTCCGAGCACTCCGCCGTCGCACCGCGCTCGCCCGCCGAGCTGTTGCCGATCGCCTACGGCTTCGCCTACACGCACGTACTGCGCGTGGTCCTGGAACTACGGCTGCCCGAATTGCTCGCCGAGCGCCCCCGGGACATCGCCGAACTCGCCACCGCGACCCGCTCGCACGAGCCGTCGCTGTACCGCCTGACCCGGTTGCTGATCGCCTTCGGACTGGTCGAGGACCGCGACGGCGTGCTGCACCTCACCGAACTCGGCCGGTACCTGCGCGCCGACGTGCCCGGTTCGGTCCGCGGCGCCATCGAACTCGCCCTCGACCCGGTGCTCAGCCACGCCTGGACCGAACTCGGCCACACCGTGCGCACCGGCGAGACCGCCTTCGACCACGTGCACGGCCACGGACTGTTCCGGCACCTGGACGCCGATCCGGCCGCCGCGGCCACCTTCCACCGGGTGATGGCGGGCTCGACCCGGGTGGTGCTGCCCGCGGTGGTCAGCGCCTACGACTTCGGTCCGCTGCGCACCCTGATCGACGTCGGCGGCGGGGACGGCACCCTGCTCGCCGCGTTGCTCTCGGCCTACCCGGCGCTGCGCGGCACCGTCTTCGACACCCCGGCCGCGATCGGCGCCGCGGCCGGGGTGTTCGCCGCGGCGGGGGTGGCCGACCGCGCCGACACCCAAGCCGGGGACTTCTTCGCCTCGGTGCCCGAGGGCGCGGGCGGATACCTGCTCAAGAGCATCCTGCACGACTGGTCGGACGCGGACTCGGTGCGGATCCTGCGCAACTGCCGCGCCGCGATGCGCCCTGGCGGGCGGGTGCTCGTGGTCGAACCGGTGGTCGCCGAGGACCCGGCCGGGGCGGGTGGGCTGCATGCGGCGATGAGCGATATCCAGATGCTCGTGCTCACCCCCGGCCGGGAGCGCACGCTGGCCGAGTTCGCCCGGGTGTTCGCCGACAGCGGGCTGGTCCTCGTCGGGGTGCACCCGTTGCCGGACTCGCCCGCGCTGCACCTGCTGGAGGCGCAGGCCGCCTGA
- a CDS encoding polyribonucleotide nucleotidyltransferase, protein MTDVEIYESTAVLDNGKFGSRTVRFETGRLARQAAGSVVAYLDDDTMLLSATTASKHPKDHLDFFPLTVDVEERMYAAGRIPGSFFRREGRPSTDAVLTCRLIDRPLRPSFVDGLRNEIQVVVTVMSLSPTDLYDVLAINAASASTQLAGLPFSGPIGGTRVALIEGQWVAFPTYEQLENAVFDMVVAGRIVGDDVAIMMVEAEATEKTIELVAGGAAAPTEEIVAAGLEAAKPFIKALCEAQQELAADAAKATADYPVFLAYEADVFAAVEGAVAADLTQALTIADKQERETRLDELKAKVLDSLVPDADAEFAGREKEIGAAFRSLTKKSVRQRILRDQVRIDGRGVSDIRSLGAEVAVIPRTHGSALFERGETQILGVTTLNMLRLEQQIDSLSPETHKRYMHHYNFPPYSTGETGRVGSPKRREIGHGALAERALMPVLPTREEFPYAIRQVSEALGSNGSTSMGSVCASTMSLFNAGVPLKAPVAGIAMGLVSDEVDGKTRYVALTDILGAEDAFGDMDFKVAGTKEFITALQLDTKLDGIPSDVLAGALDQARDARLTLLEVMAEAIDRPDEMSPYAPRVTSVTIPVDKIGEVIGPKGKMINSITDQTGADISIEDNGTIYVGAADGPSAQAAIDMINAIANPQLPKVGERFLGTVVKTAAFGAFVSLLPGKDGLVHISKLGNGKRINKVEDVVKVGDKLRVEIADIDQRGKISLVVVNEEDAAKADTGAEVSAEGAATPEPADA, encoded by the coding sequence GTGACCGATGTCGAGATCTACGAATCGACCGCTGTTCTGGACAACGGAAAGTTCGGCTCCAGGACCGTTCGGTTCGAGACCGGCCGCCTGGCCCGTCAGGCCGCGGGCAGCGTCGTCGCCTACCTGGACGACGACACCATGCTGCTCTCCGCCACGACGGCGTCCAAGCACCCCAAGGACCACCTCGACTTCTTCCCGCTGACGGTGGACGTCGAGGAGCGCATGTACGCCGCGGGCCGTATCCCCGGCTCGTTCTTCCGCCGCGAGGGCCGTCCCTCCACCGACGCGGTGCTCACCTGCCGGCTGATCGACCGTCCGCTGCGCCCGTCCTTCGTGGACGGTCTGCGCAACGAGATCCAGGTCGTCGTCACCGTGATGAGCCTGTCCCCGACCGACCTGTACGACGTGCTGGCGATCAACGCCGCCTCCGCGTCCACCCAGCTCGCGGGTCTGCCCTTCTCCGGGCCGATCGGCGGCACCCGGGTCGCCCTGATCGAGGGCCAGTGGGTCGCCTTCCCGACCTACGAGCAGCTCGAGAACGCCGTGTTCGACATGGTCGTCGCGGGCCGCATCGTCGGTGACGACGTCGCGATCATGATGGTCGAGGCCGAGGCCACCGAGAAGACCATCGAGCTGGTCGCCGGTGGCGCCGCCGCCCCGACCGAGGAGATCGTCGCGGCCGGCCTGGAGGCCGCCAAGCCGTTCATCAAGGCGCTGTGCGAGGCCCAGCAGGAGCTGGCCGCCGACGCCGCCAAGGCGACCGCGGACTACCCGGTCTTCCTGGCCTACGAGGCCGACGTCTTCGCCGCGGTCGAGGGCGCTGTCGCCGCCGACCTGACCCAGGCGCTGACCATCGCGGACAAGCAGGAGCGCGAGACCCGTCTGGACGAGCTGAAGGCCAAGGTGCTCGACTCGCTCGTGCCCGACGCCGACGCCGAGTTCGCCGGCCGGGAGAAGGAGATCGGCGCGGCCTTCCGCTCGCTGACCAAGAAGTCGGTGCGCCAGCGCATCCTGCGCGACCAGGTCCGCATCGACGGCCGTGGCGTCAGCGACATCCGCAGCCTCGGCGCCGAGGTCGCGGTCATCCCGCGCACCCACGGCTCCGCGCTGTTCGAGCGCGGCGAGACCCAGATCCTGGGTGTCACCACGCTGAACATGCTGCGCCTCGAGCAGCAGATCGACTCGCTCTCGCCCGAGACGCACAAGCGCTACATGCACCACTACAACTTCCCGCCGTACTCCACCGGTGAGACCGGCCGGGTGGGCTCGCCCAAGCGTCGCGAGATCGGTCACGGCGCGCTGGCCGAGCGGGCGCTCATGCCCGTGCTGCCCACCCGCGAGGAGTTCCCCTACGCGATCCGCCAGGTCTCCGAGGCGCTGGGCTCCAACGGCTCCACCTCGATGGGCTCGGTCTGCGCCTCCACCATGTCGCTGTTCAACGCCGGTGTGCCGCTGAAGGCGCCGGTCGCGGGCATCGCCATGGGCCTGGTCTCCGACGAGGTCGACGGCAAGACGCGCTACGTCGCGCTGACCGACATCCTCGGCGCCGAGGACGCCTTCGGCGACATGGACTTCAAGGTCGCGGGCACCAAGGAGTTCATCACCGCGCTCCAGCTCGACACCAAGCTCGACGGCATCCCCTCCGACGTGCTCGCCGGCGCGCTCGACCAGGCCCGCGACGCGCGGCTCACCCTGCTGGAGGTCATGGCCGAGGCCATCGACCGCCCGGACGAGATGAGCCCGTACGCCCCTCGGGTGACCTCGGTGACCATCCCGGTCGACAAGATCGGCGAGGTGATCGGGCCGAAGGGCAAGATGATCAACTCGATCACCGACCAGACCGGTGCCGACATCTCCATCGAGGACAACGGCACCATCTACGTCGGGGCCGCGGACGGTCCGTCCGCCCAGGCCGCGATCGACATGATCAACGCCATCGCCAACCCGCAGCTGCCGAAGGTCGGCGAGCGCTTCCTGGGCACCGTGGTCAAGACCGCGGCCTTCGGCGCGTTCGTCTCGCTGCTGCCGGGCAAGGACGGCCTGGTGCACATCTCCAAGCTGGGCAACGGCAAGCGGATCAACAAGGTCGAGGACGTGGTCAAGGTCGGTGACAAGCTCCGGGTGGAGATCGCCGACATCGACCAGCGCGGCAAGATCAGCCTCGTCGTGGTGAACGAGGAGGACGCCGCCAAGGCCGACACCGGTGCCGAGGTCAGCGCCGAGGGTGCTGCCACCCCGGAGCCGGCTGACGCGTGA
- a CDS encoding bifunctional riboflavin kinase/FAD synthetase, giving the protein MQRWRGLDNLPGGWGRCVLTVGVFDGVHRGHQQLIARAVELAKERGLPSVVMTFDPHPSEVVRAGSHPAQLTNLARRADLVEQLGVDVFCVLPFSPDISRVPADEFVHELLVERLHVAAVVVGENFRFGHRAAGDVELLRSLGARFGFVAEGVRLLAEDSVTFSSTYIRACIDAGDVDAAAAALGRPHRLEGIVVRGDQRGRLLGFPTANLSSQLHSAVPADGVYAGRLVHVGHISHGVPGQVRSLPAAISVGTNPTFSGRERRVEAYVLDINEDLYGERVALDFVHRLRATERYDNVDALIAQMHLDVAETRKLLTNE; this is encoded by the coding sequence GTGCAACGCTGGCGCGGACTGGACAACCTGCCCGGAGGCTGGGGACGCTGTGTGCTGACCGTCGGGGTCTTCGACGGAGTGCACCGCGGTCACCAGCAACTCATCGCCCGAGCCGTGGAACTGGCCAAGGAACGCGGCCTGCCGAGCGTGGTGATGACCTTCGACCCGCACCCGTCCGAGGTGGTCCGGGCCGGGAGTCATCCGGCCCAGCTGACCAACCTCGCGCGGCGGGCCGACCTGGTCGAGCAGCTCGGCGTGGACGTGTTCTGCGTGCTGCCGTTCAGCCCGGACATCTCCCGGGTGCCTGCGGATGAGTTCGTGCACGAACTGCTGGTCGAGCGGCTGCACGTGGCCGCGGTGGTGGTCGGGGAGAACTTCCGCTTCGGCCACCGCGCGGCCGGGGACGTCGAACTGCTGCGCTCGCTGGGCGCGCGGTTCGGGTTCGTCGCCGAGGGCGTGCGGTTGCTCGCCGAGGACTCGGTCACCTTCTCCTCCACCTACATCCGGGCCTGCATCGACGCCGGTGACGTCGACGCCGCGGCCGCCGCGCTGGGCCGGCCGCATCGGCTGGAGGGCATCGTGGTGCGCGGTGACCAGCGTGGTCGGCTGCTCGGTTTCCCGACCGCCAACCTCTCCAGTCAACTGCATTCCGCGGTGCCTGCCGACGGCGTGTACGCGGGGCGGCTGGTGCACGTGGGCCACATCAGCCACGGCGTGCCCGGACAGGTCCGCTCGCTGCCCGCGGCCATCTCGGTGGGCACCAATCCGACCTTCTCCGGGCGGGAGCGCCGGGTGGAGGCATACGTGCTCGACATCAACGAGGACCTCTACGGCGAACGCGTCGCGCTGGACTTCGTGCACCGGCTGCGTGCCACCGAGCGCTACGACAACGTCGACGCGCTCATCGCGCAGATGCACCTGGACGTCGCGGAGACGCGGAAGCTGCTCACGAACGAGTGA
- a CDS encoding M16 family metallopeptidase: protein MLPGGLRVITEQLPGVRSASVGIWVAIGSRDEPQEVAGAAHYLEHLLFKGTKRRNAVQIAEEIDAVGGELNAFTAKEHTCYYAHVLDADLPLAVDLVGDVVFDAVCADADMELERGVVLEEIAMRDDDAEDLLHEAFCTAMLGDHPLGRPVLGSEESITAMSRDALYGFYRDNYTLPRMVLAAAGNVRHEQVLELAQVALGDRLTGNPAPLPPRVGTAEIIRGPKLVLCEDDTEQAHLMLGVPALDRHDERRFALGVLNAALGGGMSSRLFQEVRERRGLAYSVYSSVAAYADTGHLAVYAGCQPERLGAVAGVVRSVLTGIARDGLRPAEVARGKGQLRGGLVLGLEDTSSRMSRIGKGELNYGDHLTVEETLARIDSVTAEQVAELARELLERPLSAAVVGPYASADDLPTEVHEVIA, encoded by the coding sequence ATGCTGCCGGGCGGCCTCCGGGTGATCACCGAACAACTGCCAGGGGTGCGCTCGGCGTCCGTGGGGATCTGGGTGGCCATCGGCTCCCGGGACGAGCCGCAGGAGGTCGCGGGCGCCGCGCACTACCTGGAGCACCTGCTGTTCAAGGGCACCAAGCGGCGTAACGCGGTGCAGATCGCCGAGGAGATCGACGCGGTCGGCGGCGAGCTGAACGCGTTCACCGCCAAGGAGCACACCTGCTACTACGCGCACGTGCTCGACGCGGATCTGCCGCTGGCGGTGGACCTGGTCGGTGACGTGGTCTTCGACGCGGTGTGCGCCGACGCGGACATGGAACTCGAGCGCGGCGTGGTCCTGGAAGAGATCGCCATGCGCGATGACGACGCCGAGGACCTGCTGCACGAGGCGTTCTGCACGGCCATGCTCGGCGACCACCCGCTGGGGCGGCCGGTGCTCGGCTCCGAGGAGTCGATCACCGCGATGAGCCGGGACGCGCTCTACGGCTTCTACCGGGACAACTACACGCTGCCCCGGATGGTGCTGGCCGCGGCCGGCAACGTGCGGCACGAGCAGGTGCTGGAGCTGGCGCAGGTCGCACTCGGCGACCGGCTGACCGGCAACCCGGCGCCGCTGCCGCCTCGGGTCGGCACCGCGGAGATCATCCGCGGGCCGAAGCTGGTGCTGTGCGAGGACGACACCGAGCAGGCGCACCTGATGCTCGGCGTGCCCGCGCTGGACCGGCACGACGAGCGGCGCTTCGCACTGGGCGTGCTCAACGCGGCACTGGGCGGCGGGATGAGTTCCCGGCTGTTCCAGGAGGTCAGGGAGCGGCGCGGGCTGGCGTACTCGGTCTACTCCTCGGTCGCCGCCTACGCCGACACCGGGCATCTCGCGGTGTACGCGGGGTGCCAGCCGGAGCGGCTGGGCGCGGTCGCGGGCGTGGTGCGCTCGGTGCTGACCGGTATCGCCAGGGACGGGCTGCGGCCCGCCGAGGTGGCCAGGGGCAAGGGGCAGTTGCGCGGTGGGCTGGTGCTGGGGCTGGAGGACACCAGTTCCCGGATGTCCCGCATCGGCAAGGGCGAGCTGAACTACGGCGATCACCTGACCGTGGAGGAGACCCTCGCGCGGATCGACTCGGTGACCGCCGAGCAGGTGGCCGAACTCGCACGTGAATTGTTGGAACGCCCGCTCAGCGCCGCGGTGGTGGGGCCGTACGCTTCTGCCGACGATTTGCCAACCGAGGTGCACGAGGTGATCGCATGA
- a CDS encoding 2'-5' RNA ligase family protein yields the protein MRAEPVERWHLTLCFHGPDSIEDRTLALTGQLRGLRAPRLRIGGWGEFRGVLWAGIQYASPADELALRALALAAGADPERYTPHLTLLRFAGDRPEMSSLTTRLADYTGPWWTPAEVDLVRSDQTPRGPSYHSVARLALTG from the coding sequence GTGCGTGCCGAGCCCGTCGAGCGGTGGCACCTCACGCTGTGTTTCCACGGCCCGGACTCGATCGAGGACCGGACCCTCGCGCTGACCGGGCAGCTGCGCGGACTGCGCGCGCCGCGACTGCGGATCGGCGGCTGGGGCGAGTTCCGCGGGGTGCTCTGGGCCGGGATCCAGTACGCGAGCCCGGCCGACGAACTCGCGCTGCGCGCGCTCGCGCTGGCCGCGGGCGCCGACCCGGAGCGGTACACCCCGCACCTGACCCTGCTGCGCTTCGCCGGGGACCGCCCGGAAATGAGTTCGCTGACCACCCGGCTGGCCGACTACACTGGGCCGTGGTGGACGCCAGCGGAGGTAGATCTGGTCCGCAGTGACCAAACCCCGCGTGGTCCCAGCTATCACTCTGTGGCGCGGCTCGCCCTGACCGGCTGA
- the dapB gene encoding 4-hydroxy-tetrahydrodipicolinate reductase, translating into MTAPVQSAGRSAEEPIRVGVLGARGRMGAEVCRAVDAAQDMELVAMVDEGDWLAGVGDAGAEVVVDFTHPSAVMDNVRFCVERGIHCVVGTSGFSDARLEEIRGWLREKPELGVLVAANFAIGAILSMRFAELAAKYYESVEIVELHHARKADAPSGTAHRTAQLIAAARDKAGMGPIPDATTQEQDGARGADVDGIRVHSLRLSGLVAHQEVLFGTAGETLTIRHDSLDRSSFMPGVLLGIRAVRTRPGLTLGLESLLDL; encoded by the coding sequence ATGACGGCCCCCGTCCAGTCAGCCGGACGCAGCGCCGAGGAGCCGATTCGCGTCGGGGTGCTCGGCGCACGCGGCCGGATGGGCGCCGAGGTGTGCCGCGCGGTGGACGCCGCGCAGGACATGGAACTGGTCGCCATGGTCGACGAGGGCGACTGGCTGGCCGGTGTCGGCGACGCTGGTGCCGAGGTGGTGGTGGACTTCACCCACCCCAGCGCGGTGATGGACAACGTCCGCTTCTGCGTCGAACGCGGCATCCACTGCGTGGTCGGCACCAGCGGCTTCAGCGACGCGCGGCTGGAGGAGATCCGCGGCTGGCTCCGGGAGAAGCCGGAGCTGGGCGTGCTGGTGGCGGCGAACTTCGCCATCGGCGCGATCCTGTCGATGCGCTTCGCCGAACTGGCCGCGAAGTACTACGAGTCGGTGGAGATCGTCGAGCTGCACCACGCGCGCAAGGCCGACGCGCCCTCCGGCACCGCGCACCGCACCGCCCAGCTCATCGCCGCGGCCAGGGACAAGGCGGGCATGGGGCCCATCCCGGATGCCACCACGCAGGAGCAGGACGGTGCCCGCGGCGCGGACGTCGACGGCATCCGGGTGCACTCGCTCCGGCTGTCCGGCCTGGTCGCGCACCAGGAGGTGCTCTTCGGCACGGCGGGGGAGACGCTGACGATCCGGCACGATTCGCTGGACCGCAGCTCGTTCATGCCGGGCGTCCTGCTGGGCATCCGCGCGGTGCGCACCCGCCCCGGCCTGACCCTCGGCCTGGAATCCCTGCTCGACCTGTGA